The following proteins are co-located in the Solea senegalensis isolate Sse05_10M linkage group LG12, IFAPA_SoseM_1, whole genome shotgun sequence genome:
- the xkrx gene encoding XK-related protein 2 — protein sequence MNEVTMEEQDREISDLEPQENSSVAAENGVMLVVNQSRVRPPLSVVLATVLYLAEFVTAAVLCSMYRKTNDVIWMGFTITFMLVPAFIIQLTLTFIHRDLGRDRPLVLFLHLLLLGPLIRCCEALWVYFKSGKKEEPYVTISRKISLKKGQKMPMEWEIGQTERKLATHRNAFKRTAVIQAFLGSTPQLTLQLYATIQEKYIMPLRVALMIITLISITYGALVCSVLAIQIRYDSYKVRLRLPAYLCMIVWRVLEIATRVTALVLFSTALMHWVILVGMVNLLFFFFLPWAEFWAKKGSLTEGVEKNFSKLGTTVVLCVFTLLYACINMFCWSAVQLDFSHRELIDRKQRWGRLAAYYCVRFVENFLLITLWYFFKSDFYEYVCAPLLCVQLLICYSLAVLFMLLFYQFCHPCRRLFKHNIHDCLHCVCCHTRGSGARARRGKMPPSYSTAATMVLVPEEPLELLGPQNTQPREQGDRETVDMMEAA from the exons ATGAATGAAGTGACCATGGAGGAGCAGGACCGGGAGATCTCGGACTTGGAACCGCAGGAGAACTCGTCGGTGGCGGCGGAGAACGGGGTCATGCTGGTGGTCAACCAGAGCCGGGTTCGCCCTCCCTTGAGCGTCGTGCTGGCCACCGTGCTCTACCTCGCGGAGTTCGTCACCGCCGCCGTGCTCTGCAGCATGTACCGCAAAACCAACGACGTGATCTGGATGGGCTTCACCATCACCTTCATGCTGGTGCCCGCTTTCATCATTCAGTTAACGCTGACCTTCATACACAGAGACCTGGGCCGGGACCGCCCTCTGGTCCTGTtcctgcacctgctgctgctcggcCCACTCATCAG gTGTTGCGAGGCTCTCTGGGTCTACTTCAAGTCCGGTAAAAAGGAGGAGCCGTACGTCACCATCTCCAGGAAGATCAGTCTGAAGAAGGGACAGAAGATGCCCATGGAGTGGGAGATCGGTCAGACGGAGCGCAAACTGGCCACTCACAGGAACGCCTTCAAACGCACCGCGGTCATTCAGGCGTTCCTGGGCTCCACGCCACAACTGACGCTGCAGCTCTACGCCACCATCCAGGAGAAATACATCATGCCTTTGAGAG TGGCTCTGATGATCATCACCCTGATCTCCATCACGTACGGGGCTCTCGTCTGCAGTGTCCTCGCCATTCAGATCAGATACGACTCATACAAGGTGCGCCTGCGTCTCCCGGCTTACCTGTGCATGATCGTGTGGAGGGTTCTGGAGATCGCCACGCGCGTCACCGCTCTGGTTCTCTTCAGCACGGCGCTCATGCACTGGGTGATCCTCGTCGGCATGGTCaacctgctcttcttcttcttcctgcccTGGGCTGAGTTCTGGGCTAAGAAGGGCTCGCTGACCGAAGGCGTGGAGAAGAACTTCTCTAAGTTGGGCACCACGGTGGTGCTGTGTGTCTTCACGCTGCTGTACGCCTGCATCAACATGTTCTGCTGGTCGGCCGTGCAGCTGGACTTCTCCCATCGGGAGCTCATCGACAGGAAGCAGCGCTGGGGCCGCCTGGCCGCCTACTACTGTGTACGCTTCGTGGAGAACTTCCTCCTCATCACGCTGTGGTACTTCTTCAAGTCGGACTTCTACGAGTACGTGTGTGCGCCGCTGCTGTGCGTCCAGCTGCTGATCTGCTACAGCCTGGCCGTGCTCTTCATGCTGCTCTTCTACCAGTTCTGCCACCCGTGCAGACGCCTCTTCAAACACAACATCCACGACTGTCTGCACTGCGTCTGCTGCCACACGCGGGGCAGCGGGGCGAGGGCGAGGCGGGGGAAGATGCCGCCCTCGTACTCCACCGCTGCCACCATGGTGCTGGTGCCCGAGGAGCCGCTGGAGCTGCTCGGCCCCCAGAACACTCAGCCCCGCGAGCAGGGCGATCGCGAGACTGTGGACATGATGGAAGCAGCCTGA